The Methanobrevibacter sp. genome includes the window GTTCCTGTAGTATCGAAGAAGGTAACAAACAGTAATGAGAAGATAATGATGATTAGTGTTGGAATGTTTTTGAATAATTCTGTAAATCCTTGTGCAAATCCGCCGAAAACACTGAAATCAAGGTTGAATGATATCCATTCTGTTGGAATTGCTGGCATTACTGCTTCAGCTCCTGCACCGTAACCTAATGCAGTCATGATGATTCCTAAAATAGCAGTAATTACTAAACCTAAAAATACTGCTGCAGGTATTTTTCTCACATACAATACAAGTGTGATTGCAACACCGATTAAAGCCAATAGGACAGGTGCTGAAGAAACGCTTCCGAGTGCAACTATTGTAGCAGGATCAGATATGATGATTCCTGCATTTGCCAAACCTAAAAATGCAAGGAAAAAACCGATACCTGCACCGATTGCAAGTTTCAAGTCTTTAGGAATTGCGTTTAGGATTGCTTCCCTTAAACCGATGATTGTGATTATTAAAAATATTATACTTGACAAGAGAACCGCAGCAAGTGCAGCCTGCCATGAAAGACCCATACCCAAAACAATAGTATAGGTGAACAATGCATTTAATCCCATTCCAGGAGCAAGACCAACAGGATAGTTGGCGATTAACCCCATTAATATACAGGCGATACCGGATGCAAGAGCGGTTGCAATGAATACGCCTGAAAGTGACATTCCTGTTGCAGATAACATTCCAGGGTTTACTCCTAAAATATAGGACATTGCAAGGAATGTTGTGATACCTGCAAGAAGTTCTGTTTTAAAGTCAGTTTTATTTTCATCTAACTTAAATAATTTATTAAACATATAACACCTCGCTGTGTAATATTATTTATATATAAAGACAGTAATAAATTAATCGATGAAAATTCAGTATTTGTCTTAATAGCTAAACAGTTAGCAACTATTCTTACTAAAAGTTAATAAAATACATTCTTTTAAAATTATAACTTGAATATTATTAAAATATTTAAAAATAACCATCAATTTTAAATAAATTGTTTAATAAAATTGAAAATAATGAGTTTTAATTTAATATCAACATCACTTATAGCAATTGCACTTGCAATGGATGCATTCAGCGTGTCGATGACCAAAGGGTTTACGCAAAAGCATCTGACAAAATCCCAGATATTATATTACGGACTGTTTTTCGGCGGATTTCAGTTCATGATGCCGATTTTAGGATATGTCTGCGGAAATGCAATTGCATCAATCATTGAATCACTTGCATCAATCGTAGGATTCATACTTCTTCTGGCAATCGGTTTGAACATGATACGAGAAAGTCTCACAGGAGATGATGATGAGATTACCGATAACTTTTCATTCAGGGAAGTTACACTGCTTGCAATTGCAACAAGCATAGATGCATTTGCAGTCGGAATAACAATTGCACTTTTAAAGGATCCGCTCCTTATATCTTCTGCAATAATCGGTATTGTAGCCTTTGGATTCAGCATCCTGGGAATATTCATAGGCAAAAAGATAGGCAACTATGTAGGTGATAAGTTCCAGATTCTCGGTGGTGTGATTCTTGTTTTAATCGGTGTTAAGATTTTGCTTGGTTTTTAAAAAAAAATAGTTTTATCACCAGCGTTTAAGCCAGTGAAATTTAAATTTAACGTCTGTATCTCTGTCTGTACCTGCTGACTCTTACTATATGGTATGAAACAAATGCAATTATAGCCAGAAGTATCACTATAAATTTGGTTACAAACATGGATGTTATATAATCGAAAGTACCTCCAACACTTACTGTGGCATTGGCATTGCTTGTCTGATTTTCGCCGGAAAATGTAACATTACCCAAATGTGAATATTTAGGAGCTATAGGAATGTCTTCAGCCTTGACGTATTTGCCTGTGAAATTGACATTATCACAGAGTCCTCCTGTACTCATGCCCCACATGGATCCATCGTCGTTGGACAGGTAAACATCAGTTACATTACTTTCATTACCACATACGAAGTTGAATGTGGTTACATCCCTTCTGGTAAGACCGAAACCGTCGGAAATTGCCAGATTTACCATTGCGTCTACCTTATCAGAAGTATTTAAATCAACGTTTCCTGATCTAAAGAAACTGTATTTGTTTGGAATAGAAACATATTCTCCAGGATTTAGTTTTCCTGTGAAATGGGTATCAGCTGTTGCAATACCGTAATTTCCATTAGGCGCTTTGATAAGTAAATGACCTAATCCATATGCAGCTTTAATCGCTTGGACCTGTTCCAAACCGCTTTCAGATATTGTATTGTTGTCATTTACCATGGAGCCGGTGATATTTTCAATTTTCTTGTTGTCATCACCGTCATCTATTCCTCCATAACCAATAACCCAACCGTCATTTGTTATGATTACCTGACAGAAATAACCAGCAGATGTTTTATATTGTTTTATAGCTTCCTTGCCGTGCCAGTTTATCTTTTCAATGTAAATGTCAGCAGCGTTTCCTGCATCTCTTCTGAATGAAAACATACTGTTGTTCCCATCCATTTGCAATACAACAGAACAGCACCCAGTCATGTCAGATTCGTTATAGTTCTCTAAAATGCTCTGGATGTCATGGGTATTTTCAACAGAAGAAGCGCTTGCAGCTATAATTGAAACAAACAATATAACTAAACTGAATATAAATACACTCTTTTTAAAGTCCATGTAATCCTCGTTAAAAATTTGTTTAAAATAACTTATAAGTTATCATAATAATATTGTACTTCCTTAGTATTTATAGTATTCTAATATCACAATTAATGTAAAATAAATGTTTAAATTTTTTAGATATTTTCATAGTTTTATTTATTTTCAAAATTCCTTATTTACAATCAATAATTATGCCAATATGTAAAATTGCTTTGAGTTATAAAAATTGTTACTGTTTAAAACTTGTTATTTTAAATAAAAAGAAAATCTAATAGGTTATTTGTGAAATGAAGTATTTTAATTTCATATGTAAACATCGGTGAAATCTTCATAATCAAATTTAAAAACAGACTGCCGGCGGGCATTGGTATTTGCTTGTTATTACAGCCTCCCCAAACTAAATGTAAAGGGAGGTGGTAATATGTTATTAATATACGTTAACATCAGTGTTGATATAACATTTATATTAATACTAATAATTTTAACAAAAAAACAGCATATTGCCGTCGAATAACGAGTAAACGAGATGAATCAATTATAGATGGGTTTTTTAGAGATTTATTCTCCCATCTGTTTTTCCCTATCTTAGATTCATCTCAACCATTTTATTAAACCTAGAAGGATTAATAAAATTAATTATAATTATATTTTAATCATTTATAAAGTTTTTGATTAATATAAGTTATTTTCGTTGGTTAAATCCCAATGAATCTATCAATATCGAAACAATATACCATTTTAGGTGAATTAAATGAAAACAACCATCCTCAAAATATTAAAACAGATTGAAGTTAATGAAAATATTGAAATATTATATGCATGTGAAGCGGGAAGTCGTGTATGGGGATTTTCAGGCGAAGATTCAGATTATGATGTGAGATTCATATACAAAAAGGCAAGTGTCAGTGATTATTTATCCCTTAAAAGTGAAAGTGACGTTATTGAATATGAAGGCGATAATTTTGACATTATAGGATGGGACTTGAACTTCCACCAACTTTTAAGAAGTTGGGGATTCTCGATTTTTTAACATGCTCTTTGTTGAGTGGAATGTTAATACTTTCGAGCCGATACCCGCGCACCGCAGGCCATGACAATCCCAAATATGAAATTGTCTTTATTATTTTTTCTAGGATTAATCTTAATCCTTCATTTTTTATATTAATACTTGCATTTAAGTCCCTATCATGATGTTTTCCACATACCGGACAGATCCAATCTTCTTCACCCAATTCCAAATCATAGTATTGGTATCCGCAGTTGCTGCATTTTTGGCTTGAAGGGAAAAATCTTCCCACTTGAATTATTTTACGATTGTTTCGCTCTGATTTGTATTTTAGTTGTCTTATTATCTCGTATAATGATATGCGTTGTAATTTTGGAGCCCAATGCTTATTTTTAAACCATCCTTTTATGTTTAGTGTTTCTAGTACTATTACCTGATTGTTTTTTACTATATGGTGTGTGATTTTGTGATATTGGTCGTTTTTCTTGTTGATTTTCTTGTTCAATGCTTTCCAGTATCTTTTTTGAGCTATACAATAATTTTTGCTTCCCGGTTGTTTTTTGCTCATTTCACGCTGATAATATTTAACGTTTTTCTCTTCTCGTGTTAAATCAAATTCTTCGATTTTTAAACCATTGCTGCAGGTTAATGGTCTTCTAATACCCATATCAATGCCAACGGCTTCAAAACAGTACTTCAAGGGAGTATTTATTGTGTTTATGTTTATTATTCCCATGTATATGCCATTTTCGTGTTTGATTGTTATGTTGTTGATTTTGGATTCCTGTATTTTTTGTTTATGTTCTTTACTGGTTTTGAATTTGATTTTACCGATTGTCGGTATTTGTATCCTGTTTTTTCGTTCATTTAAGTGGATGTTATTGTTGTTGGCTTGTATTCTAAATGAGGTATTGGGATTTTTTTCTGATTTGAACTTGGGAAATCCAGCACCTTCTTTCTTATGTTTATTATATGCTTTTATAAGATCCCGGTAAACCTGCTGTCGGCTGCTGGATTCACTTTTTTCAAGAAATGGATATTCATTTTTTAGTTCTTTGAGAATATTGTTTAAGTTTTTCTGTGTTGGTTTCACGTTTTCATATTTTATTTTTACAAGCAGTTTATTCCAAATAAAGCCCCTATTGCCAATATTTTGATTAATTATCTTTTTCTGCTCATCGGTAGGATATAATCTAATCTTGACTGCTTCAGTTACATCTTGTTTTCCCCCACAATAGTTATTTTCATCAATACAACTTGACATATTTACTATTATTAGCAAACAACATATATAAAGAAAGTGAGAGAGCATTTGAAAACTAATCATTTCAAATGAAAATTATTGATTAATTATATTATTTTTCTCGTTGCCGTTCAATATACTGACGGATTGTTTCAATATTCGCTCCACCAGTTGTTGTAATAAAATAACCTGTTTTCCAAAAAGCACTTTTCCATAAAACTCTTTTTTAAAACTGGATATTGTTTCTTTATTATTCTGCTACTTGCACTTTTATAAGAATTAATGAATTTAACCAAATTAGTACTTGGTTTAGCTTCAAATAAAATATGAATATAATCAACCTCCCAATTCACTTCTTTAACTACAATACCATATTTAAAACCAATATTATCAAAAATAACCATTAATGAATCGAATATATCTTCATTAATTACCTTTCTACGATATTTAATCACCAATACTAAATGATAAGTTAATATGTATACTGAATGCTGATTCCTATTCAAAATACTACCCATAATAATCATTATAAGAAAATAACAATTTAAAAGTTAATAAAAAAATAGTATACCCAACTTGCAATTCATCCACAACTTTACAGAAGTTGTGGTATTCTTGCATTATTAAGATAAAAACATTGATCTTTCTGATGAAAGCAAAGCAGATATTCTGAATTTGGTTGACTGTTATTCAGAAAATTGTAATGAAATCACCGAAGATGAGATTTTCAGGATAAATAATTTCATCTTGAAATCATTGAATATGATGAAAAGAGTTAAAGTGAACCCTCATAAAGAAATAGAAGACTATGATGAAAGATTCAGGGAAATTCTAATGATTATGGGTGATGATGATGTTTGATTTTGAACAGCTGGCGGAGATGACATTCCTGATATTTGCACTTGATGAGGAAGTGGTCCTGAATAACGGAGTTGTAATCAACAGAGATAATTTTTCATCATATATTTCGCTGATATTTGATGCCTGAATTTACATTAACGATTGATTTTTTGAAAAAATGCTCTAAATATATTAACCCATATATATGTAATAGTTGAGATACAGTAATTTCGCAAAATGCAGATGTTAATGTAAATTATGAAATTTAATAAAAATTAACAGATTTTATAAATTTTAATAAATCTTATAAAATCCAGGGATTTTCCAGTGTTGTTATACTAACTAAAAAAACGTATAATATTAATATATTATTATTGTACCCTATATTCAGTATAGGAATTAAATAAGATATATACAACTTTATTTAATAAATTGAAGCTCAAATATGGATTATTTTTAGTTAAAATTCCGTTAGTGTAATATTACAATAGTCGGAAAAGTATTTCCGTATAATTTACTACAATATGTATTAATAGATATTATATAAAAAATAGATATTATGGGTAAATATATATTGTAACTATTATATCTATTATAACTATTAATGTATATTTACAGATAAT containing:
- a CDS encoding NCS2 family permease, translated to MFNKLFKLDENKTDFKTELLAGITTFLAMSYILGVNPGMLSATGMSLSGVFIATALASGIACILMGLIANYPVGLAPGMGLNALFTYTIVLGMGLSWQAALAAVLLSSIIFLIITIIGLREAILNAIPKDLKLAIGAGIGFFLAFLGLANAGIIISDPATIVALGSVSSAPVLLALIGVAITLVLYVRKIPAAVFLGLVITAILGIIMTALGYGAGAEAVMPAIPTEWISFNLDFSVFGGFAQGFTELFKNIPTLIIIIFSLLFVTFFDTTGTLIPLAKECGYEKEDGTTEGINRAFISDAIGGIVGAIFGSSTVTAYVESATGIGLGGRTGLTAIITGILFLLSVFIAPTILSLFTSSVTTAALVTVGILMFVQIRDIEWDNLAIVASVFMTIIMMVLSYSISLGIAFGFITYTIVAAATGKAKELNPLVWVLFIVFILYLVFGL
- a CDS encoding manganese efflux pump MntP family protein; the protein is MSFNLISTSLIAIALAMDAFSVSMTKGFTQKHLTKSQILYYGLFFGGFQFMMPILGYVCGNAIASIIESLASIVGFILLLAIGLNMIRESLTGDDDEITDNFSFREVTLLAIATSIDAFAVGITIALLKDPLLISSAIIGIVAFGFSILGIFIGKKIGNYVGDKFQILGGVILVLIGVKILLGF
- a CDS encoding nucleotidyltransferase domain-containing protein; protein product: MKTTILKILKQIEVNENIEILYACEAGSRVWGFSGEDSDYDVRFIYKKASVSDYLSLKSESDVIEYEGDNFDIIGWDLNFHQLLRSWGFSIF
- a CDS encoding RNA-guided endonuclease TnpB family protein; translated protein: MSSCIDENNYCGGKQDVTEAVKIRLYPTDEQKKIINQNIGNRGFIWNKLLVKIKYENVKPTQKNLNNILKELKNEYPFLEKSESSSRQQVYRDLIKAYNKHKKEGAGFPKFKSEKNPNTSFRIQANNNNIHLNERKNRIQIPTIGKIKFKTSKEHKQKIQESKINNITIKHENGIYMGIININTINTPLKYCFEAVGIDMGIRRPLTCSNGLKIEEFDLTREEKNVKYYQREMSKKQPGSKNYCIAQKRYWKALNKKINKKNDQYHKITHHIVKNNQVIVLETLNIKGWFKNKHWAPKLQRISLYEIIRQLKYKSERNNRKIIQVGRFFPSSQKCSNCGYQYYDLELGEEDWICPVCGKHHDRDLNASINIKNEGLRLILEKIIKTISYLGLSWPAVRGYRLESINIPLNKEHVKKSRIPNFLKVGGSSSPIL